In one Chitinophaga sancti genomic region, the following are encoded:
- a CDS encoding arylsulfatase, which produces MQRRFYRILLSGWLLTSSITAMAQQKKHPDRPNIIFILADDLGYGNLTSFNPKSPIPTPNIDRLGAEGIRFTRFYAGNTVCAPSRCALLTGKNMGHAYIRGNTRLPLRPQDSTMAQVLQQNGYTTGMFGKWGLGEMGTTGSPEIKGFDEFYGYLNQGHAHDYYTNYLYQVKAGKIRKIPHDTSVFTHDEIMDHAYSFINENKDKPFFLYLSITIPHAELAPPQKDLQAWLNPDGSSKLGPETPYAQNGGTYRSQQYPHAAFAAMVSKLDQHVGQIQALVKQLGLDDNTYIFFTSDNGPHKEGGADPGYFNSNGPLKGLKRDLYEGGIRVPLLVRAPGHIPAGSVSDEEWAFWDILPTFSALTKSKTLKGIDGLNYAAALEGKKPVKAHDYLYWQFNEGYIQEAVLQGDWKLIRFKYKGKVERFELYNIVDDIGETKDLAAENPAKVKTLKAIMAKAKTPAENKEFDWSDTEK; this is translated from the coding sequence ATGCAACGTCGTTTTTACAGGATCCTATTGTCAGGCTGGCTGTTAACCAGCTCCATAACCGCTATGGCACAGCAAAAGAAACATCCGGACCGGCCCAATATCATATTTATCCTGGCCGATGACCTGGGCTATGGAAACCTGACATCCTTCAACCCAAAAAGTCCGATCCCCACTCCAAATATTGATAGGCTGGGGGCAGAGGGCATTCGTTTTACACGCTTTTATGCAGGCAATACGGTTTGTGCACCCTCCCGTTGTGCCTTACTAACGGGAAAGAATATGGGGCACGCCTACATCCGGGGCAATACCCGCTTGCCATTGCGCCCCCAGGATAGTACCATGGCCCAGGTGCTGCAGCAAAACGGCTATACCACCGGCATGTTTGGGAAATGGGGCTTAGGCGAAATGGGTACTACCGGTTCTCCGGAGATCAAGGGCTTCGACGAGTTCTATGGCTACCTCAATCAGGGGCATGCGCATGATTATTATACCAATTACCTCTACCAGGTAAAAGCGGGAAAGATCCGTAAGATCCCTCATGATACTTCCGTATTTACCCATGATGAGATAATGGATCATGCTTATTCTTTTATCAATGAAAATAAGGACAAACCGTTCTTTCTATATCTTTCTATTACCATTCCGCATGCAGAACTGGCACCTCCGCAAAAAGATCTGCAGGCATGGCTAAACCCGGATGGTAGCTCCAAACTAGGCCCGGAAACTCCGTATGCGCAGAATGGCGGGACCTATCGTAGCCAGCAATACCCCCATGCGGCCTTTGCGGCCATGGTGAGTAAACTGGATCAGCATGTAGGGCAGATACAGGCGCTTGTCAAACAACTGGGTCTGGATGATAATACCTATATCTTCTTTACCAGCGACAATGGTCCCCACAAAGAAGGAGGTGCTGACCCCGGATACTTTAACAGCAATGGTCCGCTGAAAGGGCTGAAACGTGACCTTTACGAAGGTGGCATTCGTGTGCCCTTGCTGGTACGTGCTCCCGGCCATATTCCTGCCGGCAGTGTGAGTGATGAGGAGTGGGCGTTCTGGGATATCCTGCCCACGTTCAGTGCGCTCACAAAGTCTAAGACACTGAAGGGTATCGATGGCCTGAACTATGCTGCGGCCCTGGAAGGAAAGAAGCCTGTAAAAGCCCATGATTACTTATACTGGCAGTTTAATGAAGGCTACATCCAGGAGGCGGTATTGCAGGGAGACTGGAAGTTGATCCGCTTTAAATACAAAGGAAAGGTGGAAAGATTTGAATTGTACAATATAGTTGACGATATTGGAGAGACAAAAGACCTTGCTGCTGAAAACCCGGCTAAAGTGAAGACGCTGAAAGCCATCATGGCAAAAGCGAAAACCCCGGCAGAAAATAAGGAATTTGACTGGTCTGATACCGAGAAATAA
- a CDS encoding SpoIVB peptidase S55 domain-containing protein has protein sequence MKSFVSLLLCLSLLNAKARQAKDPATLVQEWNVANNKQDIGTLTFLYDSEVLFYGSKLKKQDCIAGKLSIFKKYPILDQQIAGQIKSETQENGDVKCSFDKAVTINGATKTYASYLVFHQVNNAWKIVVESDLTTDANVEKRKMKAKGAVLCDVDGDGVKEYAYLTPAPIDTTQEMTCLDESCTSVIRFSNKAIPELRISNCLNAVVDILGDLNNDGKDEIGINPQWWTSCWSGYHVYTLKKGKWIDAIPAISTHCNQWEDGVKPVQKDPKRPGYVIIHYSMMIDDDIVTKTKSIPIK, from the coding sequence GTGAAATCATTCGTTAGTTTACTCCTTTGCCTGTCTTTACTGAATGCAAAAGCCCGGCAGGCAAAAGATCCCGCTACCTTAGTACAGGAATGGAATGTAGCCAACAACAAACAGGATATCGGCACCCTTACTTTTCTCTACGACAGTGAAGTATTATTTTATGGCTCGAAACTGAAGAAACAGGATTGTATTGCCGGCAAATTGTCCATCTTTAAAAAATACCCAATACTCGATCAGCAGATAGCTGGTCAGATCAAATCTGAGACCCAGGAAAACGGCGATGTGAAATGTAGTTTTGATAAGGCGGTTACTATCAATGGCGCTACAAAAACCTATGCATCTTACCTCGTATTTCATCAGGTAAACAATGCGTGGAAGATTGTAGTGGAGAGTGATCTGACCACCGATGCTAATGTGGAGAAAAGAAAAATGAAAGCAAAGGGCGCTGTGCTGTGCGATGTAGATGGAGACGGTGTAAAGGAATACGCTTACCTCACACCTGCACCGATCGATACCACGCAGGAAATGACTTGCCTGGATGAAAGTTGTACTTCTGTGATCCGCTTCTCTAACAAAGCTATCCCCGAGCTGAGGATTTCCAATTGCCTGAATGCTGTCGTTGATATATTGGGTGACCTGAATAATGATGGTAAAGATGAGATAGGCATTAATCCACAGTGGTGGACCAGCTGCTGGAGCGGATATCATGTATATACCCTGAAGAAAGGAAAATGGATAGATGCAATCCCTGCAATCTCTACGCATTGTAACCAGTGGGAGGATGGCGTGAAACCGGTGCAGAAGGACCCGAAGAGACCGGGTTATGTAATCATTCATTATAGTATGATGATTGATGATGATATCGTGACAAAAACAAAGTCAATTCCTATTAAATAG
- a CDS encoding M1 family metallopeptidase, with the protein MKNIILLSLCTCLFTGIRAQQVDVQSYAISLNLQDTTDQIKASVSITLKYLQSTRRLKFDLAGMKVKEVFTGPKKYSFEQDANALYINVDGKAGEQGIYTITYGGTPKDGLIISRNKYGHRTFFTDHWPDRAHQWFPCIDHPSDKAIFRISVAAPDHYTVVANGVKKEEVNMGGHMKMTSWEEKVPLATKVMAFAAADFSVTHSGDVGNIPVDSYVFREDSLHQGYARATQILPYFIQLVGPFQFEKLANIQSKTIFGGMENAGAIFYAEESPGHEKLESLLAHEIAHQWFGDAVTETDWRHLWLSEGFATYFTLLYMEHTYSTDTLKASLKADREKIIAFAKRRKTPVVDTTVHSNYMQLLNANSYERGGWVLHMLRRKIGDERFRAGIRQYFRDYNGRNASTDDFRAEMERAGGENLKGFFTQWLYTAAIPELQVNLNYNESTHTVKMEVIQNQLPLFEFPLEYTLDKTKPLQKLMIKDKVTTVMIPAAAKPAGIWLDPDINLLAEFAR; encoded by the coding sequence ATGAAAAATATAATCTTATTAAGCCTGTGTACATGTTTGTTTACAGGCATCAGGGCACAGCAGGTAGATGTACAAAGCTACGCCATATCACTGAATCTGCAGGATACGACTGACCAGATAAAAGCGAGTGTAAGCATAACTCTGAAATACCTGCAAAGCACCCGTAGATTGAAATTCGATCTTGCAGGTATGAAGGTAAAAGAAGTCTTTACCGGGCCTAAAAAGTATAGCTTCGAACAGGATGCAAATGCCCTTTACATCAATGTAGACGGTAAGGCTGGAGAACAGGGCATCTATACCATCACTTATGGCGGTACGCCTAAAGATGGCCTGATCATTTCCAGGAACAAATATGGCCACAGAACCTTTTTTACAGACCATTGGCCTGACAGGGCACATCAATGGTTCCCCTGTATAGATCATCCATCAGACAAGGCTATATTCCGTATCAGCGTGGCAGCGCCTGATCATTATACAGTGGTAGCGAATGGGGTAAAAAAGGAAGAAGTAAATATGGGTGGTCACATGAAAATGACAAGCTGGGAAGAAAAAGTACCCCTGGCTACGAAAGTGATGGCATTTGCCGCTGCTGATTTTTCAGTTACGCATTCAGGTGATGTCGGTAATATCCCGGTAGACAGTTATGTATTCCGTGAAGATTCATTGCATCAGGGATATGCAAGAGCGACTCAGATCCTTCCGTATTTTATACAGCTGGTAGGTCCTTTTCAGTTTGAAAAACTGGCCAATATTCAATCCAAAACCATCTTTGGCGGAATGGAAAATGCCGGTGCTATTTTTTATGCTGAAGAATCGCCCGGACATGAAAAGCTGGAATCTCTGCTGGCGCATGAAATAGCGCATCAATGGTTTGGTGATGCTGTGACAGAAACTGACTGGCGGCATTTATGGCTGAGTGAGGGCTTTGCTACGTATTTCACTTTGTTGTACATGGAGCATACATATAGTACTGATACACTGAAAGCTTCGCTGAAGGCAGACCGTGAAAAGATCATTGCATTTGCAAAAAGGAGAAAAACACCTGTAGTAGATACGACTGTGCATAGTAATTACATGCAGTTGCTGAATGCGAATAGCTATGAAAGAGGTGGATGGGTATTGCATATGCTAAGGAGGAAGATAGGCGATGAGCGTTTCCGGGCGGGGATCCGGCAGTATTTCAGGGATTATAACGGGCGCAATGCCAGTACAGATGATTTCAGAGCAGAGATGGAAAGGGCAGGTGGGGAGAATTTGAAAGGATTCTTTACACAGTGGTTATATACGGCGGCCATACCGGAATTGCAGGTGAATCTGAATTATAATGAAAGTACACATACGGTGAAGATGGAGGTGATCCAAAACCAGTTACCTTTATTTGAATTTCCGCTGGAGTACACGCTGGATAAAACAAAGCCTTTGCAAAAGCTGATGATAAAAGATAAGGTCACCACGGTGATGATACCAGCAGCAGCAAAGCCTGCCGGTATTTGGTTAGACCCGGATATTAATTTGCTGGCGGAATTTGCGAGGTAA
- a CDS encoding glycosyl hydrolase translates to MHPRFYLLATIGLLLCAFEATAQTPSVRKETAPVWPSVKKETKPWTRWWWMGSAVDSAGISNALDTYNAVGFGGVEIASIYGAKGFESKYVDFLSPQWVHLLNITTRQATRLHMGVDLTTGTGWPFGGPQIDLKHAAAKMELKVLRQYVDLALPDHIDTSIGTLQALVAYRGVTPEPILDKVKDGTLHWEHGAGNMSVYALYSSHTKQKVKRAAPGGEGYTLDHLSGEAVQLYLHRFDTAFHKQVPGIRAFYNDSYEVYGADWTPSFLPEFRKRRGYDLTRFIREFTSAGISDTIARVKSDYRETMAELLLDNFTNPWTQWAHSYHRMTKNQAHGSPGNLIDLYATVDIPECETFGSTYFPIPGLRRDSEDIRNVSPDPIMMQFATSAGHIAGHPLISSETFTWLTEHFKTSLSQCKPEVEQAFLAGVNHVFYHGTTYSPKEVPFPGWLFYASVNFVPANSWWSHLPGLNDYITRVQSVLQAGRPDNDLIVYWPVYDIWNDAEGMDMPLSVHHIDKWLYPTAFYKQVMALHGKGYTLDFVSDNWIDRTKGYKALIIPKAHMMPLATLKKIIALAQNGTRVIFEALPGDVPGMNELAARRKEFQTLLEDLRGVKNVMITADVQGALQQIGIRREALTDAGLQFIRRKQGEDTWYYLVNHTANRISQFIPVNQHVSRVLMLDPLRGDSGLAEIEQTDSSTKVKVTLASGESIILKAAGTPAKKEFPDWVYLNTPQASLNLPGPWQLAFKDGGPFIPAAVKLDSLVDWTTLPDTALASFSGKGVYTTSFNLPAKNAKEYVLQLDEVHESAHIWINGKDAGIVWSIPYTLRVGKYLRAGKNEIQIEVANLMANHIRYMDQHHIPWRQYHEINFVNINYKDFDAANWKVQPSGLMGKVTITPYL, encoded by the coding sequence ATGCATCCACGTTTTTACCTGCTGGCTACCATTGGCCTGCTCCTTTGTGCCTTTGAGGCAACTGCTCAAACACCTTCTGTAAGGAAGGAAACAGCTCCTGTATGGCCTTCTGTAAAGAAGGAAACAAAACCCTGGACCCGCTGGTGGTGGATGGGAAGTGCGGTGGATAGTGCAGGCATCAGCAATGCACTCGATACTTATAATGCAGTGGGGTTTGGTGGGGTGGAAATAGCGTCTATCTATGGGGCGAAAGGGTTTGAGTCAAAGTATGTAGATTTTCTGTCGCCGCAATGGGTGCATCTGTTAAATATTACCACCCGGCAGGCTACCCGTTTACACATGGGGGTAGATCTCACCACCGGTACCGGCTGGCCTTTTGGCGGGCCCCAGATCGACCTGAAGCATGCTGCAGCTAAGATGGAGCTGAAGGTACTGCGTCAATATGTAGATCTGGCCTTGCCTGATCATATTGATACCAGCATTGGCACTTTGCAGGCCTTGGTAGCTTACAGAGGAGTGACGCCAGAACCTATCTTAGACAAAGTAAAAGATGGAACACTCCATTGGGAGCATGGTGCGGGCAATATGAGTGTATATGCCCTGTATAGCAGTCATACAAAACAAAAGGTAAAGCGGGCGGCACCGGGTGGCGAGGGATATACCCTCGATCATCTCTCCGGAGAGGCGGTACAGTTATACCTGCATCGGTTCGATACTGCGTTTCATAAGCAGGTACCTGGTATCCGGGCATTTTATAATGATAGTTATGAGGTGTATGGCGCTGACTGGACACCTTCATTTTTACCTGAATTCAGGAAGAGAAGAGGCTATGACCTGACGCGTTTTATACGTGAATTTACATCTGCTGGGATCTCCGATACGATTGCCCGTGTAAAATCTGATTACAGGGAAACGATGGCGGAGTTATTATTAGATAATTTTACGAATCCATGGACGCAATGGGCACATAGCTATCATCGGATGACTAAAAACCAGGCACATGGTTCTCCAGGAAACCTGATTGATTTATATGCAACCGTGGATATTCCGGAATGCGAGACTTTCGGATCTACGTATTTCCCTATTCCGGGTTTGCGCAGGGATAGCGAAGATATCAGGAACGTAAGTCCTGATCCGATTATGATGCAGTTCGCTACCTCTGCGGGTCATATAGCGGGGCATCCGCTCATTTCAAGCGAGACATTTACCTGGCTGACAGAGCATTTTAAAACATCATTGTCACAATGTAAACCCGAGGTAGAGCAGGCATTTCTGGCGGGTGTGAATCATGTATTTTATCATGGTACGACTTATTCTCCGAAGGAGGTGCCATTTCCCGGATGGTTGTTTTATGCATCTGTAAATTTTGTGCCTGCGAATAGCTGGTGGTCACATTTGCCTGGGCTGAATGATTATATCACCCGTGTACAATCCGTATTGCAGGCGGGTAGGCCGGATAATGATCTGATCGTTTACTGGCCGGTGTATGATATATGGAATGATGCAGAGGGGATGGACATGCCATTGTCTGTACATCATATAGATAAGTGGTTGTATCCGACGGCATTTTATAAACAGGTGATGGCGCTGCACGGCAAGGGGTATACGCTTGATTTTGTGTCTGATAACTGGATTGACAGGACGAAGGGCTATAAGGCACTGATCATTCCGAAAGCACATATGATGCCGCTGGCTACTTTGAAGAAGATCATTGCGCTGGCGCAAAATGGTACCAGGGTTATATTTGAGGCCTTACCCGGAGATGTGCCCGGGATGAATGAATTAGCTGCTCGGAGAAAGGAATTTCAAACGCTGCTGGAAGATTTGCGGGGGGTGAAAAATGTAATGATTACTGCTGATGTGCAGGGGGCATTGCAGCAAATCGGTATTCGCCGCGAAGCGCTTACGGATGCAGGCTTGCAATTTATTCGCCGGAAACAGGGTGAGGATACCTGGTATTACCTGGTGAATCATACTGCGAATCGGATATCTCAGTTTATTCCGGTTAATCAGCATGTATCCCGGGTACTTATGTTAGATCCATTGCGGGGTGATAGCGGACTTGCAGAGATTGAGCAAACGGATAGCAGCACTAAAGTAAAAGTTACGCTGGCATCAGGTGAATCTATCATACTAAAAGCAGCAGGGACGCCTGCAAAAAAAGAGTTTCCGGATTGGGTGTATTTAAATACTCCCCAGGCTTCCTTGAATTTACCAGGCCCCTGGCAATTGGCATTTAAGGATGGTGGACCGTTTATTCCAGCTGCTGTAAAACTGGACAGTTTAGTAGACTGGACCACATTGCCGGATACAGCTCTTGCCTCTTTTTCGGGGAAAGGTGTCTATACGACAAGTTTTAACCTGCCGGCAAAGAATGCAAAAGAATATGTGCTTCAACTGGATGAGGTGCATGAAAGTGCACACATCTGGATTAATGGAAAGGATGCGGGGATCGTATGGAGCATACCCTATACATTAAGAGTTGGTAAATATTTACGTGCCGGCAAAAATGAGATCCAAATAGAAGTGGCGAACCTGATGGCGAATCATATTCGTTACATGGATCAGCATCATATTCCATGGCGGCAGTACCACGAAATTAATTTCGTGAATATTAATTATAAAGATTTTGATGCGGCTAACTGGAAAGTACAGCCTTCCGGCTTAATGGGGAAGGTGACCATTACCCCATATTTATAA
- a CDS encoding alpha-L-fucosidase, whose product MKKTIVACSVLFAAMLSMKQATAQETDGLHHMSKEYVTPTDPLVIKKLDKWQDQRFGLFMHWGPYTLWEEVESWSICPDDWVVRKGPYSADYNVYREAYEKLPNEFNPVDFNPEKWAKAAKNAGMNYVVFTTKHHDGFCMFDTKQTDYKITAPNVPFSKNPKANIAKEIFDTFRKDGFMIGAYFSKPDWHSQDFWWKYYPVMGRNTNYNIKMYPEKWAAFKEYTYRQIEELMTNYGAIDILWLDGGWVRPGGKQEIDMPKIAAMGRKNQPGLIVVDREVPGEFENYATPEQTLPEKPLPYPWETCMSMGDSWTYTHTDQMKSSLKLVTLLVKIVSRGGNFLLNIGPSAKGDWTPQAYERLADIGAWMKINGEGIHASRPVAPYSDKNVFYTQAKDSTATYAFFTSDSDAVKLPETVAFAIEKPAKIKRVTLLGTKAKLSWKLNNGQLEIKIPKNLQQQSGLKYAAAFKVEA is encoded by the coding sequence ATGAAAAAAACAATCGTTGCTTGCTCCGTTTTATTTGCAGCCATGCTGTCAATGAAACAGGCAACAGCCCAGGAAACCGATGGTCTGCACCACATGTCCAAGGAGTACGTAACTCCTACTGATCCACTTGTGATCAAAAAACTGGATAAATGGCAGGATCAACGGTTTGGCTTATTTATGCACTGGGGCCCCTATACCCTTTGGGAAGAAGTTGAAAGCTGGAGCATTTGCCCTGATGACTGGGTAGTAAGAAAAGGTCCTTACTCCGCTGATTACAACGTATATCGCGAAGCCTATGAGAAACTGCCTAATGAATTTAATCCCGTAGACTTCAACCCTGAAAAGTGGGCAAAAGCTGCAAAGAATGCGGGCATGAACTACGTGGTATTCACTACCAAGCACCATGACGGTTTCTGTATGTTCGATACCAAACAAACGGACTACAAGATCACCGCTCCGAATGTACCTTTCTCAAAGAATCCAAAGGCGAACATTGCAAAAGAGATCTTTGACACCTTCCGTAAGGACGGTTTCATGATCGGTGCATACTTCTCCAAACCGGACTGGCACAGCCAGGATTTCTGGTGGAAATACTACCCTGTAATGGGTCGTAATACCAACTATAATATCAAGATGTACCCTGAGAAATGGGCAGCATTTAAAGAATATACCTACCGTCAGATCGAAGAGCTGATGACCAACTATGGAGCTATCGACATTCTCTGGCTGGATGGTGGCTGGGTAAGACCAGGTGGCAAACAGGAAATAGATATGCCTAAGATTGCTGCCATGGGCCGTAAAAATCAGCCAGGCCTGATCGTGGTAGACAGGGAAGTACCAGGCGAGTTTGAAAACTACGCAACGCCCGAACAAACCCTGCCTGAAAAACCACTCCCTTATCCATGGGAAACCTGCATGTCTATGGGCGATAGCTGGACCTATACACATACAGACCAGATGAAGTCTTCCCTGAAACTGGTGACACTGCTGGTAAAGATCGTATCAAGAGGTGGTAACTTCCTGCTGAACATCGGCCCTAGCGCGAAAGGAGACTGGACACCACAGGCATACGAGAGACTGGCTGACATTGGCGCATGGATGAAGATCAATGGTGAAGGTATTCATGCTTCCCGCCCGGTAGCGCCTTACTCTGACAAAAATGTATTCTATACACAGGCAAAAGATAGCACCGCTACGTATGCATTTTTCACGTCTGACAGTGATGCTGTGAAATTGCCTGAAACAGTCGCTTTCGCGATTGAAAAGCCTGCCAAGATCAAACGTGTAACATTATTGGGTACCAAAGCTAAGCTGAGCTGGAAACTCAATAATGGCCAACTGGAAATCAAAATCCCTAAGAATTTACAACAGCAAAGTGGCCTGAAATATGCCGCAGCGTTTAAAGTAGAAGCTTAA
- a CDS encoding S8 family serine peptidase: MKKNLLQFSFPLVLLFLLASCSKDAQEVKLAKGLLSSPKQDRGFIILTEQNVDQNAIADALTSLGVRKFVFKEANKELGLIRVQTPDPTFPEKARKVAGVQSVSVDIVQSWRLPERNFRSSIPYGTATTTGGSTHEFAKSSSGAALTDRYSFLQWGLQAVHAPEAWAKGYKGAGVKVAVLDGGFLLNNPEIKPNIILTHSFVEGEEVQYHGAEGFSHGSHVAGTIAAVKDSNGVAGVAPEAKLILVKVLNDAGSGAFSSIVDGIFYATNHGAKVINMSLGGELPRKTYTDDNGTPNDPSDDYVVEYDRDVKELITAMNRATLYATLNGTTVIAAAGNDAYNYDTEKRFITYPAAALGVLAISSSGPLGWGINQDTSLYLPSIFTNYGKNFIHYAAPGGNYALPPNTTIVDVGGIINYEYLFDFIFNIGFWDEASATYYYGWSAGTSMASPHAAAVAALIYNKYPFANPLLVDLILKTSSTDYGTPGKDKYFGDGEVNAAKAVR; this comes from the coding sequence ATGAAGAAAAATCTATTACAATTTTCATTTCCCCTTGTACTGTTATTTCTACTGGCATCGTGCTCCAAAGACGCACAGGAAGTCAAATTAGCCAAAGGGCTTTTATCGTCCCCAAAACAAGACAGAGGATTTATTATTCTTACTGAGCAAAATGTCGATCAGAATGCAATTGCGGATGCCCTTACCAGTCTGGGAGTCAGGAAGTTTGTATTCAAGGAAGCTAATAAAGAATTAGGCCTAATTCGTGTACAAACGCCAGATCCAACATTCCCCGAAAAAGCAAGGAAAGTGGCAGGTGTACAATCCGTATCTGTAGACATCGTGCAGAGCTGGCGACTGCCGGAGCGCAATTTCCGCTCTTCTATTCCATATGGCACCGCTACAACTACCGGTGGCAGCACGCATGAATTTGCAAAATCCAGTTCCGGCGCTGCCCTTACAGACAGGTATAGCTTTCTGCAATGGGGCTTACAGGCCGTTCATGCACCCGAAGCATGGGCCAAAGGTTACAAAGGTGCAGGTGTAAAAGTAGCCGTACTCGATGGCGGTTTCCTGCTAAACAACCCTGAAATCAAACCTAACATTATTCTCACCCACAGTTTTGTAGAAGGTGAAGAAGTACAATATCATGGCGCAGAAGGCTTCAGCCATGGTAGCCACGTAGCCGGTACCATCGCTGCCGTAAAAGATTCAAACGGTGTAGCCGGTGTAGCCCCTGAGGCAAAACTGATCCTCGTAAAAGTATTGAATGATGCCGGCTCTGGTGCCTTCAGCAGCATTGTAGACGGGATCTTCTATGCCACTAACCATGGCGCCAAGGTAATAAATATGAGCCTCGGTGGTGAGCTGCCCCGCAAGACTTACACCGATGACAATGGTACGCCCAATGATCCATCGGATGACTACGTAGTGGAATATGACCGCGATGTAAAAGAACTGATCACAGCGATGAACAGAGCCACCCTGTACGCTACCCTGAATGGTACCACTGTGATTGCGGCCGCTGGTAACGATGCTTACAACTATGATACAGAAAAACGCTTTATCACCTACCCTGCTGCGGCATTAGGCGTACTGGCTATTTCTTCTTCCGGTCCGCTGGGCTGGGGCATCAACCAGGATACTTCCCTGTACCTCCCCTCTATCTTTACCAACTATGGTAAGAACTTCATTCACTATGCTGCTCCGGGTGGTAACTATGCCCTGCCTCCAAATACGACGATCGTGGATGTAGGCGGTATTATCAACTACGAGTATCTATTTGATTTTATATTCAATATCGGTTTTTGGGATGAGGCCTCCGCTACCTACTATTATGGCTGGTCAGCTGGTACCAGCATGGCATCACCTCATGCGGCGGCAGTAGCTGCGCTGATCTACAATAAATATCCTTTTGCTAATCCATTGCTGGTAGACCTGATCCTCAAAACTTCGTCTACAGATTATGGTACCCCTGGCAAGGATAAGTACTTCGGTGATGGTGAGGTAAATGCTGCCAAAGCAGTTCGCTAA
- a CDS encoding secondary thiamine-phosphate synthase enzyme YjbQ: protein MKIYQASIQLRARARGFHLITSEVLQGIPQLSEIRTGMCQVFIQHTSASLTINENADPTVRIDFETYFNKAVPENDPEYEHNDEGPDDMPAHLKAAMLGSSVMIPVSGGRFALGTWQGIYLCEHRDYGGARSLVITVWGE from the coding sequence ATGAAAATATACCAGGCATCGATACAACTACGCGCCAGAGCCCGTGGATTTCATCTCATTACATCCGAAGTATTGCAGGGTATTCCTCAGCTGAGCGAGATCAGGACCGGCATGTGCCAGGTATTCATTCAGCATACCTCTGCGTCATTGACCATAAATGAAAATGCAGATCCTACCGTAAGAATAGACTTCGAAACATATTTTAATAAAGCAGTACCCGAAAACGATCCAGAGTACGAGCACAACGACGAAGGGCCGGACGATATGCCTGCGCACCTGAAAGCGGCTATGCTGGGAAGTTCGGTGATGATACCGGTATCCGGCGGGCGTTTTGCTTTGGGTACCTGGCAGGGTATTTACCTTTGCGAACACCGGGATTATGGTGGCGCAAGAAGTTTAGTGATCACAGTCTGGGGAGAATAG
- a CDS encoding EndoS/ChiA family endoglycosidase, with product MKRNFPRLFFLLTFLMPYCSKENKVTSKPPASDTAVLLTQRPLMVEYWGGCCYDRNDVGPLDAIPDSVDVVNIFTLGIGKTTDGSWEFEHRGVSGYNDWNDVLTKAHALQKRGIRVVCTSFSGSMVNLTGAEAAKMAGIVKDSLDKWQLDGVDLDLEYSGATTKNIDSAVVALGKYLGPNSKTGRILSVVDYNNYNISQIKRTNKYIDYVMTMSYWNTSKQVLGIVKSYGAAIGDTKNVLIGVGQGCAINAGQATPAGEELKIADTLRIASPGSGMMEFVFGCSYHHTDASGHITKDISYTQNIIRHLKK from the coding sequence ATGAAACGCAATTTTCCACGACTCTTTTTCTTATTGACCTTTCTCATGCCCTACTGCAGCAAGGAGAATAAAGTTACTTCGAAACCTCCTGCCAGTGATACGGCGGTATTACTTACACAAAGACCACTCATGGTAGAATATTGGGGCGGTTGCTGTTACGACCGCAATGATGTGGGACCTTTGGATGCTATTCCTGATAGTGTGGATGTAGTGAATATTTTTACGCTCGGCATTGGAAAAACGACCGATGGCAGCTGGGAATTTGAACACAGGGGCGTATCTGGTTACAATGACTGGAATGATGTATTGACGAAGGCGCATGCTTTGCAGAAGCGGGGAATCAGAGTAGTCTGCACCTCCTTCTCCGGTAGCATGGTAAATTTAACCGGTGCAGAAGCCGCTAAGATGGCTGGAATTGTAAAAGACTCGCTGGATAAATGGCAATTGGATGGGGTAGACCTGGACCTGGAATACAGTGGCGCGACTACAAAGAATATTGACAGCGCCGTAGTAGCTTTAGGCAAATACCTGGGGCCAAATTCAAAGACTGGGCGGATCTTATCAGTCGTAGATTATAACAATTACAACATCAGCCAGATCAAGCGTACAAATAAGTACATTGACTACGTAATGACGATGTCTTACTGGAATACGTCTAAACAGGTACTGGGTATTGTGAAATCTTATGGTGCAGCGATTGGTGATACAAAGAATGTACTGATTGGCGTAGGACAGGGATGTGCGATCAATGCAGGGCAGGCAACGCCGGCAGGAGAGGAGTTGAAAATAGCAGATACCCTGAGGATCGCATCACCAGGGTCTGGTATGATGGAGTTTGTATTCGGATGCAGTTATCATCATACAGATGCAAGCGGGCATATTACAAAGGATATTTCATATACCCAAAACATCATCAGGCACTTGAAAAAATAA